Proteins from a genomic interval of Watersipora subatra chromosome 10, tzWatSuba1.1, whole genome shotgun sequence:
- the LOC137405869 gene encoding transmembrane protein 144-like, with the protein MDLYGSAANATSPNPSGSGELPIYVGYIGCLLAALLFGSNFIPVKKFETGDGVFFQLILCIAIWLPSVILNAIRGFPRFWPFAMLGGFIWCTGNMMVVPIIQCVGMAMGILMWGTMNLITGWASGRFGWFGLDPEIPDNTLLNYFGVCTCVLSGVMVALIKPHVGNPDDSSASSQQVLVNERESLIPPFSGDPFSVNDEPPAYGSVSDAKENSGRVRARSAPEDPVDHTNPLIRRLSTFQRKILGVILCILSGFLYGLNFAPVIYIKDNYPKWYGNCTADPCLVEPSSKDIDYVFAHFTGILVTSVLYFTIYCIVKKNKPVVYPQVILPALASGLLWSIADIGFFLANEVLDESVSFPIINAGPGIVASMWGVLLFKEIQGRKNLILLAIAFCLTIGGCVLCGLSK; encoded by the exons ATGGATCTGTATGGCAGCGCTGCCAATGCTACCAGCCCTAATCCTAGTGGTAGTGGAGAATTGCCTATCTATGTAGGCTACATCGGATGTCTTCTCGCAGCGCTGTTATTCGGAAGTAATTTCATACCCGTCAAGAAATTTGAAACAGGAGATG GTGTCTTTTTCCAGCTGATTCTCTGTATTGCTATCTGGCTTCCTTCGGTCATACTTAATGCTATCAGAGGATTTCCACGATTCTGGCCATTTGCCATGCTTGGAGGTTTCATCTGGTGTACAG GAAACATGATGGTGGTCCCAATTATACAGTGCGTGGGTATGGCAATGGGAATACTCATGTGGGGCACAATGAACTTAATTACTGGCTGGGCAAGTGGACG ATTTGGCTGGTTTGGACTCGATCCAGAGATTCCAGACAATACTCTCTTAAACTACTTTGGGGTCTGCACTTGTGTCCTGAG CGGTGTTATGGTTGCTCTCATTAAGCCACATGTTGGAAACCCAGATGATAGCTCAGCCTCTTCTCAGCAAGTTCTTGTCAATGAGAGAGAGTCCCTCATTCCTCCCTTCTCTGGTGATCCA TTCTCTGTCAATGATGAG CCTCCAGCCTATGGATCAGTAAGTGATGCGAAGGAGAATTCAGGCAGGGTGAGGGCAAGGTCAGCTCCAGAGGATCCAGTGGATCATACAAATCCTCTTATTCGCCGCCTTTCTACTTTTCAGCGAAAAATACT GGGTGTGATACTATGCATTTTATCTGGCTTCTTGTATGGTTTGAACTTTGCTCCAGTCATCTACATAAAGGATAACTATCCTAAATGGTATGGCAATTGTACTGCTGATCCTTGCCTTGTGGAACCCAGTTCCAAAG ATATAGACTATGTATTCGCTCACTTCACTGGAATCTTGGTGACAAGTGTTCTCTATTTTACTATATATTGCATCGTCAAGAAAAACAAGCCTGTGGTCTACCCTCAAGTCATACTGCCAGCATTGGCTTCAg GTTTGTTGTGGAGCATCGCTGATATTGGCTTCTTTTTAGCCAATGAAGTCTTGGATGAATCTGTTAGCTTTCCTATCATTAACGCG GGACCAGGAATTGTTGCCTCCATGTGGGGAGTGCTTTTATTTAAAGAGATACAG gggCGGAAAAATTTAATCCTTCTAGCCATAGCTTTTTGCTTAACGATTGGTGGCTGCGTTCTTTGTGGACTGTCAAAGTGA